In Edaphobacter dinghuensis, a genomic segment contains:
- a CDS encoding Pr6Pr family membrane protein: protein MAKRYPLAAARLFFGLLTLAALATSFIDSVLSTGNSAANFFSFFTILTNLFVAIVLLAGATHLIRDKAPTEADDITRGSATVSIAIVGIVFGLLLSHLDSGMIPWTNFVVHSLMPVVMVLDWLIQPLKATLVPRHIWFWVIYPIAYLAYSLIRGAFTNWYPYWFIDPNKAPGGWAGVAVHSAVITIAFLAVSFLLLWLGNKLKRNVV from the coding sequence ATGGCCAAACGCTACCCCCTAGCCGCCGCCCGCCTCTTCTTCGGCCTCCTCACCCTGGCCGCGCTCGCCACATCCTTCATCGACTCCGTCCTCAGCACCGGCAATAGCGCCGCCAACTTCTTCAGCTTCTTCACCATCCTCACCAATCTCTTCGTAGCCATCGTCCTCCTCGCAGGAGCAACTCACCTCATCCGCGACAAAGCCCCCACAGAAGCCGACGACATCACCCGCGGCAGCGCAACCGTCTCCATTGCCATCGTCGGCATCGTCTTCGGCCTTCTCCTCAGCCACCTCGACAGCGGCATGATTCCCTGGACCAACTTCGTCGTCCACTCCCTCATGCCCGTCGTCATGGTGCTCGACTGGCTCATCCAGCCGCTCAAGGCCACGCTCGTCCCCAGACACATCTGGTTCTGGGTCATCTACCCCATCGCCTATCTGGCCTACTCGCTCATCCGCGGAGCCTTCACCAACTGGTATCCCTACTGGTTCATCGACCCCAACAAAGCCCCCGGCGGCTGGGCCGGCGTCGCCGTCCACAGCGCCGTCATCACCATCGCCTTCCTCGCCGTCAGCTTCCTGCTCCTCTGGCTCGGCAACAAGCTCAAACGCAACGTCGTCTAA
- a CDS encoding group III truncated hemoglobin, protein MAEDKITEEEISNLVDRFYAKVQVDPEIGPIFNEKIEDWPAHLALLKNFWSTVMLTTGRYKGDPMMTHLQLPLEPSHFNRWLELFAETAKEVMAPNHAAIIITKSERIAGNFKAGIAYQRSNLSQPNL, encoded by the coding sequence ATGGCGGAAGACAAAATTACCGAAGAAGAGATCTCAAACCTGGTAGACCGTTTCTATGCCAAGGTACAGGTCGACCCCGAGATCGGCCCCATCTTCAACGAGAAGATTGAGGACTGGCCCGCTCACCTGGCCCTGCTCAAAAACTTCTGGTCTACCGTCATGCTGACCACTGGTCGCTACAAAGGCGACCCTATGATGACCCACCTTCAACTCCCGCTGGAGCCCAGCCACTTCAACCGCTGGCTCGAGCTCTTCGCCGAAACAGCCAAAGAAGTCATGGCTCCCAATCATGCCGCCATCATCATTACTAAATCCGAGCGCATCGCAGGCAACTTCAAGGCAGGCATCGCTTACCAGCGAAGCAATCTCTCGCAGCCTAATTTGTAA